DNA sequence from the Alkalilimnicola ehrlichii MLHE-1 genome:
CCCTGTTGCCCGGGCGGGTCATGGCGGCGGAGGCCGATGGCTCCGCTAAGCCGGGACCTTCGGCGGTGCTCAAGCAGAGGTTCCTCCTGCACCAGGCCGCCCAGTCCGGGGCGGGCCTGTGCGAGGTATGTAGCGGCAAGGGAGAATAGCCATGGATCACGGCGCATGGATGATGATCGATGGGGCGATCAACCCCGGGGCATTGCCCGCCATCTTCAGAGACGACGCCGGCGGCAGCGGCGCGATGGCCGTCCTGCATGGGACGGACTACGCGGCGATCGCCGACTCTGGGCCTTTGCTCGTGCGCGCAGGAGCGGGCAGCCACCTGATGGCGCAGTGGCGTGCAAACGAGCTGCCCGCACGCCACGCCTGGGTCTTTCAGAGTGACCGATCGGACGAGGAGGTTGCGGCCTTCTGGCGGCGTCGGCTGTTTTTCCTGGCGCCGGACGGGCGGCGATTCTGGTTCCGGTTCGCCGATGCCCGGGTCATGAGCAGAGCGCATGGGGACAGGGCGCTCCCTGAAGGGTTCTGGCAGGGTCTTTCCGGCGTGCGTTTCCACCCACGACAAGCCGTCTGGTCCCCCGTGGACGAGGCGCGGGAGGGTGCGGACACCGGTGAATTCGTCATCAGCGAGGGGCAAGCGCAACGTATTGCCGGAGGGGCGGCGTCATGACCATCGCCCAGTGCCCCTTGCTCGCCGCCATCGTCCCCGTCCGGTACGCCATCGGGGTCAACGGGGTGTCCAGCCCCTTCCTGGAGGACTTCGACCTGCCACCGTTGCAAGGCCGGCCGGTCACCGAGAGCCAGGGGTCTCCGGACGAGGCGGCTCCGCTGCGTTACGTCGCCCGGCCCCTTCGCAATGGCTGGTGTTACGTCTGGTTAGACAGCCAGCAACGGCTGGTCGAATACCGGGTGCGCGGCAGCGCGCTGGAGGAGACCGATCGGGCCGGCGCCCCCATCGGGCCCACCGCCAGGGTCTGCATCTACGTACCGGCGGGCGAGACGGCCGCCATCGCCTGGTCCCCGGTGCGCTGGAGCGATGAGCAGTTCACCGCCATCGGGCGAGACGACGGCAGGCGCCGGGCCGTGATGCGCGAATTCGTGCCCGGCCAGGGGCCAGCCAGCAGCGCCGATGCCTGGTCGAACGAGATCCCTGAACTCGGCGAGTTTGACGAAAGGGACTTCCACTGGAGTATCGAGCAGCCCGCCACCCTGCCCGTATGGGAGGACATCAAGCGTGCGGTGGACGATGCCGAGCAGCACGCCACCGTGCTGGTGGACGACCCCTGGGGGGTGGTCATCGAACTGGCCCACCTGGTGCGCCAGGGCCAGGCGCAGCGCGCCGACTGGCTCGCCAACGAAGGCGAGGAACGCATTCTGGCCGAGAACATCCTGGCCCTGGACCGTCAGGGCGAGGGCTTTCGCGGGCGACTCCCGCGGCTGGCCGACCGCGACCGCCTCGAGCAGGCCATTCACCACCATGGGCGGGAAATTAGGGCCATCGAGGAGAACCTCGATACCCTGGCCGCCGACTGGGCGCGCTGGATGGGCACCCTCTGGGGGGGCGAAGGCCCCGAGTCCATGGCCTCCGCCCAGAGCCACTTCGACCCCTCGCTTGACGAACACCACGAGGCGATGGAAACCCTCTGGAGCGCGGCCCTGGGCGGTGTCACCCAATACGAAACCGGTGCCACCCTGGCCACCAACCTGCTGGATCCCGATACCGGCCCCCCGGTCATGCCCGGCGGCCACTCCCTGTGGACGGCACTGTTGGGGCGGTTAGAACCGGTGCAACTGGCCGATGTCCAGCGCCTGGTCGGGGTCAGCGAGTCCCTGCAGGCCCAGGACTGGGAAACCTGGGCCCACAGCCTCAACCACCTGGCCGGACAGCTGGGCCACGGCCTGGCCACGGCCCGCGAGGGGCTGTTCCTCGTGCTCGCCACCACCATTGGGCCCATTCTCCGGGAACAGGGCGCCACCTCCGCCCACCGGACCCTGATCGCCGGCTATCTCGCCGCCGCGCTGGCGCGCAGCCGGCAGCGCCTGAAAGTGGAGTCGGTCGCCGCGCGCGCCCTGTTGGACTGGATGAACGAACCCAGCGCCCGCGCCGCCGGCGCCCCGTCGCCCCTGTACCAGATGCGCCCCGACCTGCTGCCCGAGCTCGACGCCCGGCAGGTCATCACCATCCGCGTGGTCGCGGAGGGCGCTTCTTCCGCCGAGGGCAACCCCTTCCTGCAGCGCGCCCTGCAGGAGGCCCCGCTGAAAAGCCTGCTGGTGCTGATGAATGGGTTGGTGGTGGTTCATGCGGGCAGCCAATTGGCCGCCGGTGATCGTTCCGTACAGACCGCAACAGCGGCGGCTGGGGGCGTATCCGGCACCATCAGCGCCACCGCCGCCACCATTCAGCACTTCGCGCAGATCCGCTCCGACGACATCCTTGCCCGCCAGGGCCTGTCCGCCGGCTGGCGGGGCGCCTTCGACCGCTACCTCCTCTGGGGTCAGGCCACCAACCTGACTCTGTCGATCACTGCGGTCTTCGACGCCGTCTACTTCGGCTACGGCGCCTGGGAGAGCGTCCGCCAGGGGGATCGCCGATCGGGCACCATCCAGGCCGGCATGGCCACGGCCGCCGCCGGCCAGACCGCCGCCGGCGCCCACGCCTTCCACACCTACCGCCAGGCCCGGCAAGCCCTGCTCGTGGGCCGGTCCACCCAGGCCGCGCGCACCGCCGCCCGGGCCCGGATCGCACCGGCCGTGATCCTCGCCCTGACGCTGGTCATCGTCGCCGGCGCGGTCAGCCTGCGCTTCACCCGCGACAACGAACTGGAACACTGGCTGCGCCGTACCCGCTTCGGCACCCACCCGGCCGACTGGGCCGGCGACCTGGACGAGGAACTCGGCCACCTCTACCGGCTGCTCTACCAGCCACGCATCCGGCTGGAGGCCCGCCAGGCCCGTAACCCCCGCTCCGGCGATGTCTACCACTACCGTGTCCTGCTGGTCACCTTCCCCGGCGCCACGCCCTTCCCGGGCATGTTCACCCTGGAGGCCACCGAGCGCTGGCGCACCGGGCTGGTCCGGCATGACGAACGCAGCCGGACCATCACCGAAAAGGATCTCGACCTCGACATCGGCGGGGCGGAGGCGCCCGACGGCCCCGTCTACCGACTCATCTACCACAACACCCGGGAAGGCGACCGGCTGAGCTCCCTTTCCGGCACCCTGTACTATCGCCCGTTCCCCGATCTCACCCTGCCTCCCATCCGGATCAACTAGCCATGCAGCACCTACGCCGGTTCTTCGCCGATCTCTCCCGCAATATCGGGCTGGCCGACGAGGTCATCACCCTGCGCCCCGACCGGCGCGCCGCCGCTCAGCCCATGCAGGCCGGCGATGTCCAGGACCAGACCGAGCACTACCTCGACCTTTCCACCGGCAGCTCAAGGGGCCTGTGGACCGGCATGTGGGGATTGATCTCGCTTTTGATGTTCTTACTGATGTTACCGATTCTCTTTCAGGACTGGGAGGGGGTGGTCTTTGTTTTCAAGTTCATCGGTGCCATGGCCGGCGTCACCCTCTTCTTCTTCCTGCTCGAGGTTTTCTGGCCCGCGGCCCTGCCCCTGCGCTTCAATCGCCGCACCCGCGAGGTCTACTTCCAGGACGGCAAAAAGCTCTACCACACCCCCTGGGACGAGGCCGTCGCGTGGCTGCAGGAAACCCGCCAGGTCACCCACCATGCCGGCGTCAACCGGCTCACCCCGCTGCAGATCCTCCTCCAGCGCTTCCAGCAGCCCGACGAGGTCATCGCCGTCAACCTCAACCTCCCCATGGGCCACACCGCCCAAACCCAGGCCATGCTCTGGGAGTACCTGCGCTGTTACATGGAAAACGGCCCCTGGTTCGACGAGCAGGGCCGAAACACCCCCGAATCCACCCGCCAGGCGGTGCGCAAGCGCTTCGCCCAGCGCAATCGCACGGGCAAGATCGACATCGAACTCCACCGCGAGTTCGTCAACATGGGCGTCATGACCCGGGATGAAAAGTGGTTCACCAATGCCTTCCAGGCCGTCATGCTGCCCGCCCTCGTCCTGCGTGACTTTGTCTGGCAGCTCGCCCAGCGCCGGGCCGCACGCAGCCAGTGGCACCCCCTCGTGCGCGAACGCTGCCGCGCCGACGGCCCCACCTCCCGACTTTACGACATTGAGCGCGACCAGGGCCTGCACCCCGACGCCTCGCAAACCCTCCATCCCCACACCCAGCGTCGCTCTTCTCCGCACGAACCATCGAAGGCCTGATGTCGTTGAACCTGGCGCCTCACATTGCCAATGCAGGCGACGCCCATATGCCTGAGTGGCCGGGCGAAGCCGGTGACGCCGAGCGTAACGACCTGGAGTCGCCCGCCGAGCTCTATTCGCAGCATCGCGAAGCCATAGAGCAGGTCACTGCCCGTTCAGGCGGCCACACGGGCTTCATTGGCGGGGCGCTGGCGCCCAACGGCATCGTCGACGTGATCCGCCGGCAGGCGATGGAAGACTTCCTGGCCTATGCCACCCCGATGCAGGCGCAGTGGCAGAGCGAGTATCACCGTATCGGGGCCGACCTGGCCGCCATACTGCCCACCTGGCACACCCAGGCCCTGCTGCTCGACCGCGAAGAGGAGCATCACATCCTGCTGACCTGCCTGCTGGAAAAGCAGGCCGTCGAGACCCTGCTGGCCTGCGGGCAGGAGGACTTCCTGTCGAGCTACTACGCCGGCGACGACCCGGTACCGGCACACCTGATGCATTACGTCCCCACCGCGTCCTTCGTGGAGGGATTCCTTTCCCAAAACACTGGCCTCCAGAAAGCGCTCACCCAGGCGTCCGCACTGATGGGCGCCCAGGGCGCACTCAGCCGCTACCAGCAGTGGCGGGGCGAGGTTGAACATCAGACCGGGCTGCGCTTTCGCAGCGTCGAGGGCCTCTCCGACGAAGCCCGAACCGCCATCGCGGGCGAAGTGCAAATCAAGGAGAAGCTGCTGGGGCAGGCGGTGCTCGGGACGTTGCTCGATGACGTACAGGATGTCGACCTGGGGCAGCGCATCACTACCCTGGCTTCGCGCTTGCCCGATGGGCAACGGCTGATGTTCGCGGAACGGCTGGGCCTGCTGGAGCTGGGCTGGGACATTCCCGATCAATCGGTACTGGGCCGCATCCAGCAGGCGCTGGACGACACCGATACGGCCATGACCCGGCTGACCGCGCTGGAGCGGGAGCTCGAGCAACTCCGGCGGAAACGCCAGCAGGAGATGGCGCGCGCGTCAAGGCGCGGTACCCGCCAGGCCCACCGCCGGGCGGCCGACCAATTCAACGCGCGCAAGATCCGGGAGGCCCAGGCAGACATCAACCGGCACAAGCGCCTGCTGGGCGAGGCATTCGACGCCCTGGCCGAGACCCGTGCGGCCGCCGGCAGCCCGGCGCAACTGGAGCGCTGGGCCAGGGTAGCCAATGGGGCGATGGGGGCCGTGGCCCTATTGGGTGGCCTTTCAGGTGCTCTCGAGGTTTTCAAGCAATCTCGGCGTATCGACCGCGCAGACACCGACGCCGAGCGACTGGCCTCACAGGTTGCCTTTACGGGCGCGGCCGGAGTCGCCCTGGGTGGCCTATCAATCGGCATCATGAGTATGGTCGGTCGAACCCTGGGCAAGCCGGCCGTCGCCTGGCGACTGCTGCTGCTCAAATTCGCCGGCCCCGCCGGCTGGGTGGTGGCGGTTGGCACCGCCCTGCTGATCATCGGCGAGGTGCTGGCCAATCGCTTCTCGTTGAGCCCTGTGCAGCGCTGGTGCCAGCGCAGTCACTGGGGGCGAGAAGATCAGGGCTGGGATCGCGAGGCCCACGAGCGGGAACTGGCCCGACTTGGCGATACCGATCTCACGGTGGAACGGCAGGGGCAGGCCGAGCCCCATGGCGGCCCGGGGCCCGGGCCGGCAGGCACCGACCTCGCCATACGCATTGGCTTGCCCGGGCTTGACGCCCCCAATGCGGAAAACCTCGCGCTGGGCCTCTGGGGCGTCACCCCTCGCCTCAAGGAAATGACCCGAGACTTTCTCGAACATGCCGAGCTCGAAACCCGGGGCTCGAGCTATGCCCTGCACTACCATTTCGATCCCGAAACATTGGCCGAATGCCACGAGTTCCGCCTCGTCATCCGCACGAAGGGCCCCGAAGCATCCACCACCCGGGTCTTCCAGTTGCATCGCCGCGGCACATCGCTCTCCGATGAGTGGAGGGAGATCTCCGCCCTCGGCGATCGTTTCCTCACGCGGTACCAAGTGGGCAACTGGCCGGACATGCCCCTGACGCCCTGGCC
Encoded proteins:
- a CDS encoding DUF4123 domain-containing protein, with amino-acid sequence MDHGAWMMIDGAINPGALPAIFRDDAGGSGAMAVLHGTDYAAIADSGPLLVRAGAGSHLMAQWRANELPARHAWVFQSDRSDEEVAAFWRRRLFFLAPDGRRFWFRFADARVMSRAHGDRALPEGFWQGLSGVRFHPRQAVWSPVDEAREGADTGEFVISEGQAQRIAGGAAS
- a CDS encoding toxin VasX — encoded protein: MTIAQCPLLAAIVPVRYAIGVNGVSSPFLEDFDLPPLQGRPVTESQGSPDEAAPLRYVARPLRNGWCYVWLDSQQRLVEYRVRGSALEETDRAGAPIGPTARVCIYVPAGETAAIAWSPVRWSDEQFTAIGRDDGRRRAVMREFVPGQGPASSADAWSNEIPELGEFDERDFHWSIEQPATLPVWEDIKRAVDDAEQHATVLVDDPWGVVIELAHLVRQGQAQRADWLANEGEERILAENILALDRQGEGFRGRLPRLADRDRLEQAIHHHGREIRAIEENLDTLAADWARWMGTLWGGEGPESMASAQSHFDPSLDEHHEAMETLWSAALGGVTQYETGATLATNLLDPDTGPPVMPGGHSLWTALLGRLEPVQLADVQRLVGVSESLQAQDWETWAHSLNHLAGQLGHGLATAREGLFLVLATTIGPILREQGATSAHRTLIAGYLAAALARSRQRLKVESVAARALLDWMNEPSARAAGAPSPLYQMRPDLLPELDARQVITIRVVAEGASSAEGNPFLQRALQEAPLKSLLVLMNGLVVVHAGSQLAAGDRSVQTATAAAGGVSGTISATAATIQHFAQIRSDDILARQGLSAGWRGAFDRYLLWGQATNLTLSITAVFDAVYFGYGAWESVRQGDRRSGTIQAGMATAAAGQTAAGAHAFHTYRQARQALLVGRSTQAARTAARARIAPAVILALTLVIVAGAVSLRFTRDNELEHWLRRTRFGTHPADWAGDLDEELGHLYRLLYQPRIRLEARQARNPRSGDVYHYRVLLVTFPGATPFPGMFTLEATERWRTGLVRHDERSRTITEKDLDLDIGGAEAPDGPVYRLIYHNTREGDRLSSLSGTLYYRPFPDLTLPPIRIN
- a CDS encoding DUF6708 domain-containing protein, translated to MQHLRRFFADLSRNIGLADEVITLRPDRRAAAQPMQAGDVQDQTEHYLDLSTGSSRGLWTGMWGLISLLMFLLMLPILFQDWEGVVFVFKFIGAMAGVTLFFFLLEVFWPAALPLRFNRRTREVYFQDGKKLYHTPWDEAVAWLQETRQVTHHAGVNRLTPLQILLQRFQQPDEVIAVNLNLPMGHTAQTQAMLWEYLRCYMENGPWFDEQGRNTPESTRQAVRKRFAQRNRTGKIDIELHREFVNMGVMTRDEKWFTNAFQAVMLPALVLRDFVWQLAQRRAARSQWHPLVRERCRADGPTSRLYDIERDQGLHPDASQTLHPHTQRRSSPHEPSKA